The segment TAGAGAGTGAAATAACTAGCATTCCACCGCATGCTGCTATCATTTTGCAAAAAATAATAGCGACAATGGAAAACATTAAAAAAATGCCAACAGATCTCCCACACACCTTTGATGCAGTGTTCTTTAAAAACATACTAGAATCAATTAGGAAATGTGTTGAGGACAATAATAGTGAGGAATGCTTTAACATTATTTACGAAAACAACGGGAACAGTTTATTTAAGAAACTTAAAGATTACTTTTGCTTCAACTATTTTGCGTTTGAAACTTTTATCTTATCAAGTACAAACAAATCTTTTTCTGAAAAATTAAACAACAATGAGATAAATTCAACACCAAAATCAACCAAAAACGATAAATGTCCAGTTTCTAAACAGCCAACCATAGTTATTAAAAATAGAGATAGCGCCCAAGAAATTACTAAGGTCCAGGGATTAATGACAAAAAATACCGAAAGTCTTATAAACGAATTCATATGTAATGCTCGAAGACATTACAAAAACAACTCACTCACTGATGAGCACAAAATTAATATCTTTGTCCAACTTCTCGAAATTCCAAAGTCCACAATGGGAAAGTTCGTAGCCATAGAGATCACAAACACTTATATACATAACGAAAAAGTAAAAAAAGAATATATAGCAACAGTTCATCATTTGAAATTTGAAGAACAGGGAGGGAAAGTTATTATACCAGAGCAGCCCATAGCAGATTTATACACTGTAAAAATAATTCTTCCGACTCTAAACTCTATTCAACGAGGCTAACCATGGGACGATATAAAATATTTATAATTGATGATTCGTACACAGAACGCGCGTCTTTATTTAAAAAAATAATTGATAACTCTTCGCTGCTATCAAATAATTATGACATTGAATATAATATTGTAGATGAAACATCTTCACCCGTGCAGCCCATTTTAGACCGCGCACAATCAGCGGACCTTATACTATTAGACATGTTTCTCTCTGACAATAGTGATGAGCCCTTTCAAATAAAACAGAAAGATAAATATATTAATATCTTGGATAAACTTGGGCAAAAAGAGATAATTGCTCCAATTTTTATTGTATCTGAAATGTGGGGTAAGGATCAATTACGTAACTATAAATCAAGTTTAATTAATAGACATGTACAAGGGTCTATCAATGTAAGAGAATCTGTAATATCAGATGCAAAATATTTGGACCAATGCTCTACAAATATAACGAATGCTATTATCCGAAGTAAAGGAGGTCATTACATTGATATTTCACAAAATGCCCCGCTTAAAATAATTCATTTAAGTGATTTACAATTTGGAGGAAAGTGGACCGGTGGAGACTCTTTAAAAACCAAAGTTCAAGAGGATGTACGACTAAATCTTTGCACTGAAATTGAACGACATATTCACAGAGGGGCTCCTCTTCCTAATGCTCTTATTATTTCAGGAGATATTGCCCAAACGGGATCTCTAGAAGAATATATAGCCGCAACAAACTTTATAAAAGAATTGCTAAAAGAAATAAACATCCCGCAAGACTCATGCTTTATTTGCCCAGGAAACCACGATGTGCATATACCATCTACAGGAGAACCGTACTTAAAATTCACTCCTCCAAGCGATGATGATCAAAACACTAGATTAGAACTGCTTAAGGAAAAGGTAGATGGCAGTGCCCCAGAAATAAACCGTGGTTTATTGAACTTTCGTCAGTTTGCTTATTCATTAACACGAAAGAGAGAGTGGTCACTCGATTTTTCTAACTTAGATCAAGAGGAAGGAAATACTTTCTTTCATAGTCCTTTATTTTCTTTTTATGGACTCAATATATTTGGACTAAACACTGCAAATGAGATTAGTTACCAAACTAGTGATTTCAAAAAAGGAGAGATACTTGGGTACCCCGCTAAACTCTTTAAAAAACAACTAAAAAGATACAAAGAATCATACCCAGAAAATCTTAACGTAATAATTTCACACCACCCAATAATTAAGCACTCAACAAATAAAACAATTTGTGAACAATTACCTGAAGGAACAAAAAATATTTTCCTTTTTGGACATAGACACGAAAACATACAGGGTATTAATATTCCAGATCAAGGAGCAGAAGGATTTATATATTCGTGTGCTCCAACTCTCACACTTGACCCCAAATATCGTGAAGCACACGTCCCAGCAGGATTTAACTCTATCTTGATAGAAAGAGATAAAGGAATTCCTGTCAAAGTAACAATAACGCAACACATCTCTACAAGTCAGGATGGATTCATAACAAAGGAAATGGAACCATATAACATAACAAATTAAATTATAAATCTGTCCCAGAGAATCCCTCTAGTTTATAGAACATTATGGGGGTGACCACAGCTAATTGTGTTGTGGATCTTATAGATATGAACATTAAAACTGCCACTTACTATTTTCACAGGCTCCTAGAAATAATCACTCAAGAGTCCAAGAATAAGAACTTTATTTCGGGTGAATTAAGGGTAAATGAGAGCTATTTTAGATATTTACAAAAAGACAAGAGAGGACATGTAGTAGCAAACAAAGCTCCTATTGGGGAACCATTAAAAAAGTACGAAAGGGTATACATCGGTGATGACTAATGCAAAGAACAAAACTTTATTGCTAATTAATCAGGTAAAAAATCAACCTGATAGCATCGTTCTCTGGCTGCTGGTGGGAATACAATGTTTGAATGTTTCTGAATTCAAGATTTTGAATCCCCATTAAAAACTATTCGCAGACAGGAACAACCACATCAATGGCATCGAAAACGTCTGGAACAAGGTAGAGCACCACATGAGACCCCATTCAAAAAAAATCCTATATTTTTAACGAAAATAAGATAATGTTTTAACAACTGTAATCCGCTAAGTCCGTTTAACAGTTGAAAATAGATCAACCTACCTATGGTCTAGTCATCTGGTACAGACCCTTAATCTGTTACCAGAATAATTTGGTTAACAAACTCAAAATCAGATCCTAGCACATCGCGGCAATCAGCAGAACTAGGCAATAGGTAAGCCATACTTCTAATCATCATTTCTTCAATTTGCACAGTGAACTGAGCTAACTCACCTGGAAGCTGCTCATACCTATAAAAATCCCAGCCGGGTATATTTTTCCGATCAGCCCTAAGTCGTATCACAAGGTTATCTGCCTTCCCAACGTAAATTTTTTTACTCATGGAATCCAACAAGAAATATATTACATTTTGAACAATAAGCTCGGTATCCAATTCACACTTAGGCTTCCATTTGCAACCATATATTCTTGACAGTTTCCCACGAACTTCATCATCTATTTCTTTGACTTTTGGAGAAGAAACAATCCGCTTGAACAACTCAGGGAAAATAGGTTTTTGAGAATAATGCTCAGTGAAAATGAACATTTTTAAATCACAATCGAATTCGATATCTAAAAATTCCCAGAATGGTATCTCAGATTCTATTTCACTCTTTCCCCCTTCCCCGCGCAATCTTCTTTCTATATCGCGCATGTATGACATAAGATAAGTTTTCTTTAATTCCGTAGCCAACTCATCGCCAAACCAAAGAGCGGGAACAAGACGCTTAAGGCC is part of the Maridesulfovibrio ferrireducens genome and harbors:
- a CDS encoding metallophosphoesterase family protein is translated as MGRYKIFIIDDSYTERASLFKKIIDNSSLLSNNYDIEYNIVDETSSPVQPILDRAQSADLILLDMFLSDNSDEPFQIKQKDKYINILDKLGQKEIIAPIFIVSEMWGKDQLRNYKSSLINRHVQGSINVRESVISDAKYLDQCSTNITNAIIRSKGGHYIDISQNAPLKIIHLSDLQFGGKWTGGDSLKTKVQEDVRLNLCTEIERHIHRGAPLPNALIISGDIAQTGSLEEYIAATNFIKELLKEINIPQDSCFICPGNHDVHIPSTGEPYLKFTPPSDDDQNTRLELLKEKVDGSAPEINRGLLNFRQFAYSLTRKREWSLDFSNLDQEEGNTFFHSPLFSFYGLNIFGLNTANEISYQTSDFKKGEILGYPAKLFKKQLKRYKESYPENLNVIISHHPIIKHSTNKTICEQLPEGTKNIFLFGHRHENIQGINIPDQGAEGFIYSCAPTLTLDPKYREAHVPAGFNSILIERDKGIPVKVTITQHISTSQDGFITKEMEPYNITN
- a CDS encoding GIY-YIG nuclease family protein, coding for MKAERSNIDFPLWRKKVDSSLFEHRGTAIPGWVCDLWCIEEQFGTVRSIKSSDSVVKIKFKEKYYLGNVTYRKAGLKRLVPALWFGDELATELKKTYLMSYMRDIERRLRGEGGKSEIESEIPFWEFLDIEFDCDLKMFIFTEHYSQKPIFPELFKRIVSSPKVKEIDDEVRGKLSRIYGCKWKPKCELDTELIVQNVIYFLLDSMSKKIYVGKADNLVIRLRADRKNIPGWDFYRYEQLPGELAQFTVQIEEMMIRSMAYLLPSSADCRDVLGSDFEFVNQIILVTD